A part of Ooceraea biroi isolate clonal line C1 chromosome 10, Obir_v5.4, whole genome shotgun sequence genomic DNA contains:
- the LOC113562846 gene encoding stress-associated endoplasmic reticulum protein 2-like, producing MAPKQRMRIANEKATKNITLRGNVPKSSKSQEEGSPVGPWLLALFLFVVCGSAVFQIIQSIRMA from the exons ATGGCACCGAAACAGAGGATGCGCATCGCCAACGAGAaggcgacgaaaaatatcACGTTGCGCGGAAACGTCCCCAAGTCTTCG aaatcaCAGGAAGAAGGATCTCCAGTTGGACCTTGGCTTTTAGCTCTATTCCTCTTTGTTGTTTGTGGATCTG CTGTGTTTCAAATCATCCAGAGTATCAGAATGGCTTGA
- the LOC113562842 gene encoding transmembrane 9 superfamily member 3-like yields MLRARLLLHFLALSLLPVLAPADEHTHIYEDGDEVVLWMSTVGPYHNRQETYSYYSLPFCMGNKNVINHYHETLSEALQGIELKFSGLDIEFKEDISKTEYCQINLKEESQKAFVYAIKNQYWYQMYIDDLPIWGVVGELENNDGIAVSDSYYIWTHKKFDIGYNGIQIVDVNLTSENKVKLVQGAHIPFSYEVNWKKSNVKFEDRFDKYLDPNFFQHRIHWFSIFNSFMMVIFLVGLVSMILMRTLRKDYARYSRDEEMDDMERDLGDEYGWKQVHGDVFRPASHAMLFSAFIGAGYQVTVVVLSVIIFAILGELYTERGSMLSTAIFVYAATSPINGYAGGGLYARMGGRVWIKQMILSAFMLPLMVCGTAFFINFIAMYYHASRAIPFGSMVAVTCICIFVILPLTLVGTILGRNLAGTPDAPCRVNAVPRPIPEKKWFMEPLVIIMLGGILPFGSIFIEMYFIFTSFWAYKIYYVYGFMLLVFVILMIVTVCVTIVCTYFLLNAEDYRWQWTSFLAAASTAGYVYIYSFYYFFFKTKMYGLFQTAFYFGYMALFSLALGIMCGTVGYIGTNAFVRKIYSTVKID; encoded by the exons ATGCTCCGGGCACGGCTGTTACTCCACTTTCTAGCGCTTAGCCTCCTCCCCGTATTGGCCCCGGCTGACGAGCACACTCACATC TACGAGGATGGCGACGAGGTTGTACTATGGATGAGCACAGTAGGGCCATATCACAATCGTCAAGAGACATACTCCTACTATTCTTTACCTTTTTGTATGGGCAACAAGAATGTAATCAATCACTATCACGAGACCCTTTCCGAAGCTCTACAGGGCATTGAATTGAAGTTTAGTGGCTTAGATATCGAATTCAAAG aGGATATCTCAAAGACGGAATACTGccagataaatttaaaagaagagAGCCAGAAAGCGTTTGTCTACGCAATAAAGAATCAGTACTGGTATCAAATGTATATCGACGATCTACCGATATGGG GTGTTGTAGGAGAGCTCGAAAACAATGACGGGATTGCTGTATCGGACTCGTATTACATCTGGACACATAAGAAATTTGATATTGGATACAATGGTATACAGATAGTGGATGTCAACCTGACCAGCGAGAACAAAGTGAAACTGGTGCAGGGTGCGCATATACCGTTCAGTTATGAAGTCAATTGGAAGAAGAGCAACGTCAAATTTGAGGACAGATTCGACAAGTATCTGGACCCAAACTTCTTCCAGCACAGA ATACACTGGTTCAGTATCTTCAATAGTTTCATGATGGTGATCTTCCTCGTTGGTCTCGTGTCGATGATATTGATGCGCACTCTGAGGAAAGATTATGCTCGATACAGCAGAGACGAAGAGATGGATGACATGGAGAGAGATTTGGGCGACGAGTACGGCTGGAAGCAGGTCCACGGAGACGTATTCAGGCCTGCGAGTCACGCCATGCTCTTCTCAGCCTTCATAGGTGCCGGTTATCAG GTCACGGTGGTGGTGCTGAGCGTTATTATTTTCGCTATCTTGGGCGAGCTCTACACGGAGCGGGGATCGATGCTGTCGACAGCGATATTCGTATACGCCGCTACGTCGCCCATCAACGGGTACGCGGGCGGCGGACTGTACGCGCGGATGGGCGGACGCGTGTGGATCAAACAGATGATCCTGAGCGCCTTCATGCTGCCGTTGATGGTTTGCGGTACCGCTTTCTTCATCAACTTCATTGCCATGTATTACCATGCCAGTAGGGCGATACCATTCGGATCCATG GTTGCAGTAACGTGTATCTGCATATTTGTGATATTACCGCTGACGCTGGTGGGTACTATCCTAGGCCGGAATCTCGCCGGGACGCCGGACGCTCCTTGCCGCGTGAACGCGGTCCCGCGGCCGATACCCGAGAAGAAGTGGTTCATGGAACCGCTGGTGATAATAATGCTCGGCGGAATCTTGCCGTTCGGCTCGATCTTCATTGAAAT GTACTTCATCTTTACTTCGTTCTGGGCGTACAAGATCTACTACGTCTATGGCTTCATGCTGCTAGTATTCGTTATTCTCATGATAGTGACGGTGTGCGTCACTATCGTATGTACATATTTCCTGCTGAACGCTGAGGACTATCGATG GCAGTGGACGAGTTTTCTCGCAGCGGCTTCGACGGCCGGTTACGTCTACATTTATTCCTTTTACTACTTCTTCTTCAAAACTAA AATGTATGGTCTCTTTCAAACGGCATTTTACTTCGGCTACATGGCACTGTTCAGCTTGGCCCTGGGTATCATGTGCGGAACGGTCGGATACATCGGTACCAACGCGTTTGTACGGAAGATATACTCCACGGTGAAAATAGACTAG